A window from Schistocerca gregaria isolate iqSchGreg1 chromosome 8, iqSchGreg1.2, whole genome shotgun sequence encodes these proteins:
- the LOC126284484 gene encoding uncharacterized protein LOC126284484 — translation MELSEVNVQAVAARAELEEEHQMGRAFWENQTAWQDKFQQLEEQFSTYREKKDKLQELPQLCEQLRDEMFYLEPQKQISEFSDHHKIAEGQIVGTSHPRWLLMEEAQLADMVVTGASTVLHYISSSYFKCCNG, via the exons CTGTCTGAAGTAAATGTCCaagcagtagctgcaagggcagaaCTCGAAGAGGAACACCAGATGGGAAGAGCATTTTGGGAAAATCAGACTGCCTGGCAGGACAAATTCCAACAGCTAGAGGAACAGTTTTCTACTTACCGAGAAAAAAAGGACAAG ttACAGGAACTTCCACAGTTGTGTGAGCAACTGAGGGATGAAATGTTCTATCTTGAGCCCCAGAAGCAGATATCAGAATTCTCAGACCATCACAAAATAGCAGAGGGGCAAATAGTTGGCACAAGCCATCCACGGTGGCTTCTCATGGAGGAAGCACAGCTGGCCGACATGGTTGTCACAGGTGCAAGCACTGTACTACATTATATTTCATCATCATATTTTAAGTGTTGTAACGGATGA